A DNA window from Anaerotignum faecicola contains the following coding sequences:
- a CDS encoding ParB/RepB/Spo0J family partition protein, with protein sequence MLGESIKFYDFFQKKVQNRNDKKVVDIPIEDIKPNPAQPRKYFHKESLEELTSSIKEFGVMQPITVRLINGHCYELVCGERRLRAAKLAGLSTIPAMVVSINDNKSALIALTENIQRQNLNYIEEALGYQSLVEDYGLTQEEVAQKLGKSQSSIANKIRLLRLSDNIKGMLLDNNLTERHARSFLKIPDERVREEVVYQVIQEGLNVKKTEELVNETIEKLRESVIERSDQKIKRNLGDIRLVTNTIKKSVELMKNSGIDAVYKVEEKPEGYEIVISIANKEECRSDDGIAPETAYGI encoded by the coding sequence ATGTTGGGCGAATCTATAAAATTCTATGATTTTTTTCAAAAAAAAGTACAGAATAGAAATGATAAAAAAGTTGTTGATATTCCTATTGAGGACATAAAGCCAAACCCCGCGCAGCCGAGGAAATATTTTCATAAAGAATCGCTGGAAGAACTGACAAGCTCGATTAAAGAATTCGGAGTTATGCAGCCCATAACGGTAAGGCTTATAAACGGCCACTGCTATGAACTTGTATGCGGGGAGAGAAGGCTTAGGGCGGCGAAGCTTGCGGGCCTTTCGACGATACCCGCAATGGTGGTGTCTATAAACGACAATAAAAGCGCGCTTATTGCCTTAACTGAAAATATACAGAGGCAGAATTTAAACTACATAGAAGAGGCTTTGGGGTATCAGTCTTTGGTGGAGGATTACGGTCTGACGCAGGAGGAGGTTGCACAGAAGCTGGGCAAGAGCCAAAGCTCCATAGCAAATAAAATACGCCTTCTCAGGCTGAGCGACAACATTAAGGGAATGTTGTTGGATAACAACCTGACTGAAAGGCATGCAAGGTCGTTTCTTAAAATTCCGGACGAAAGGGTCAGGGAAGAAGTAGTATATCAGGTTATACAGGAAGGGCTCAATGTTAAAAAAACGGAGGAGCTTGTGAATGAAACGATAGAGAAACTCAGAGAAAGCGTTATCGAAAGGAGCGACCAAAAGATTAAACGGAACCTGGGCGATATACGCCTTGTAACGAACACAATTAAAAAAAGTGTGGAGCTGATGAAAAATTCAGGTATCGACGCCGTATATAAAGTTGAGGAAAAACCCGAAGGATATGAGATAGTAATTTCAATAGCCAATAAAGAGGAATGTAGAAGTGACGACGGCATTGCTCCGGAAACGGCATATGGAATATAA